The DNA segment AACGTCAAATCTTTGATTCAAGACCCAAAGCAACGTAATTCCAAGCACAAATTCAATTACGCATGCATTCGAGAGTCGAGACTCAGAGAAAGAGAGAGCTTGTAAAACCTCCAGAAACAGTTTGCTTGTTGTGACGAATATCGTGAACGGTGGCCGATATTTTCCAGTACAGCGGCCGTCCGACGTAATACAGTGCCATCACCGCCGCCGCCGCCAGTAGAATCCGGAATACGAGCTTCACCGATCGAGAAGCCATTGCTTCGGAACTTCACTTCCAATTTTCCAAACTCCAATGGATCGTGTGACAGATCGAACAGGAGCAATAAACACACGTGCGAGAGGCATCGCCAATTTTATTataatcaaatatatttttaagactcttaaaaaatatatatatatatatttttaagatcctttttaaataattttgtttaaatgtatattttttaaataaataactaagGATATTCTCTCTAATATTTTCTCTTAATCCACACTTAAGATTTTTTtattggaatttttttaaaaaataaatccttaaattgGCATAATTTCGATTCACCGgtaattgattaaattttgcAATAATTCTTTATTTTTCGTCTTACAATTCAATCTCTTTATAGCTCATACGACATTTGATCGTACACTAATATGTGTGGTATCATTGTATTTTTGTTATGACGTGAAAACATGCAACCATTACTTTTCGGTGCTCACTGAATAAACTCCCGAACTAATGCAGTAGCATGTAAAATACGCTTGTCAGGTAAACCATACAGGGGCGGATTCACCATAGGACGGCCccccaaaaaattaaaaaaaataatactatgtaattaatatttatatgaatCAGTATATATAAACACGGCCCCTCTTATCTAAATGAAATCTTTTGTAGCTTAGTAGAGAAAGTATCTTTATGAACTTTATACCtagagtaattttcagctgcccaaccatttCTACCTAACTCGTCCCcgatcactaaaacccactaccgggttttagttgtttttttaaaaaaaaattcgtattactaaaacccactaccgggttttagttgtcggggaTAAGTTGAGCATTATTGGTTGGGCAGCTAAAAAtttatcttcttgaatttattttctcgcatgaatcttttgaatttccTTGCGAAGAGCACCAtgtcttcatcatcatcatcttcaactTGGCTAGATAAGataatcccctttgccttgatcttttcatcttctttctttattttcttcctTGTAGAcaattccaactcatgggtttttagagtcccatggagttgatcaagatcataggaagcggtgtcgcctttgttggattctatgatggtcgttctctttgcatcccactccttgggtaaggcgcgtagagctctcctccacactttcttggttggatattgttccccaagttgggctagctcattgatgatttgagaaaGCCTTCGAAACATGGTATCAACATCCTCACTAGcctccatctcaaatgtctcgtatttgagttgaagtagatcgatctttgtcTCCTTGACTTGATTGGTCCCTTCGTGGCATATAtccaatttgtcccaaatctcttttgcggatgagcacattgagatccggttgtactcgttcatatctaaggaacaatgaagaatattcatagttttagcattttgagatatcaatttcatatcctcctttgaaaagtcgttcattcccttaggaattttgactccctcaacATCTTTCGTAGGTATGTAGAGACCTTTCACGGTtactttccaaaggtcatagtctacgaaTTGGATgtatagggacattcgatttttccaatacccgtagtttatgtcattgaaaagaggaggacgatttgttgattgcccttgagcatagtcgctcgctagattttccatagagcctttttgaaaatattttgaaaaaggtggctctgataccacttgttagaacctaatgggggggggggggaggggggatttaggttctattggcaactttagcaatttaaagcgattatgcaaatacgcaagcggaagacttaaagcaatcaaaaataaatgcggtaaataaatgcgtaaaaaaaataaagcgataaatgagataaaatatgtttatagaagttcgacaataaatcgtctacgtctccccttcttggttaagatcgattaaccaaggattcactagcacttcaacttcttggccttgatggctccaaggatagccgtaaaacttgacacgatcatcGCGCCGATATAACTcgatactcttggccttaagggctccaaggatagcctcaatacaaacacttggcttcacactcaagtgcttacaacgatagcacaacacacttggcttcacactcaagtgtttacaacaatagcacaatcaactcacaaactatttttacaaacactctcaaatatatcacacaaacactttgatagtgagaaattgcttgcaaaggagagaagagatgagttgggatgtctccaaatgaccttggatggcctctatttatagttggcaaagatttgaatctgatttgagtgcatggagcatgtattgagaagtcaaggagtgacaaaaagtgttcggcgccgctgtctactttttcccagcactgagtggattttgtggaaaaatcatatctcataatctaaccgttggattgatctgaaattcaaaccaaagctttaaaacatctaaaTCTGCATTCGAAACGGTGGAGATGCGATTTTAAAGAGtcaaaaatttccagtaatttttggaagtcgcttcatcaagttttcgaacttgttctgtgcaacaaatttgaaaaatttatatctccatatccatccgttggattgatctgcaATTTGGACATAGGTTGTAAAACATCCGAAATTTGAATCagatcggtggagatttgatttgtatgtttcaagcattcccagttattttttgaatttgattcttcatcatttgcttcatgttctgcagaaataggtactgtgcaACCTTTGTGGAACATTATAGCTcgatatctagccgttggattgatatgaaattttgatataagtttgaaaacatcctgatattgattttgatcggtggagatttgatttggatttctcaagaacgtccagtaattttcaaAAGTTGATTTTTCATCCTTCgcttcaagttctgcagaaataggtactgcacaacttttgtggaaaaatcataactccatatctagccgttggattgctctcaaatttggacagtacatgTAAAAATTCCTCATCAAGATTATGACTGATGGAGATCGGATTTCAATCCATAGAAAAAGCccagtaatttttggaagttgttactccatactttggcttcttcttgtccctttcttcatatcctcataacaatatttcatggcatccacataacattgtgtTAATTATATGAGCAATATGAAACTTAataaatacattgatagcttcaaaataactttcaataatttatttgtcaataaatctaatctgcaaaatctcactttaaatggttagtaacaattaaccgagttttgtaatcatcaaaacataatattatgagacttgttaatgcattaaaaacattaatctcataacacgagatttgtatgtgtTTATGGCGTAACAATTTGgccttgtttttatttgatatgcattgttttaaataaaaaatgataattttgtgcatctactatttattatttggtttttttattattttatttaatttctctatTATATATCTCTAATATCTAATCTAATACTATATTCTATACtataactataaatatatgagtttcatTTGTGACCAATTTTACTCTtatctaatataataatataatctatactacaactataaatatatgagtttgatTTGTAACTAATTTTACCCTCTTATTTATGTGTGGTTCATCAGGTTGTTTATGTCATTTTTTTCACAAACTTAATAGAGTCATTAATACTATAAATAACTCCACCAAATTTCATAACCTTGTAGTTTGAATGTTTAGTGGAAAATGATATTTCTAGGAAAAATaagagctaattttttttattatttgatgtaAAGTAGAAGGTTTATTGATTGATGCATGGTAATTGGATCCGTGTgttttcatttaattatttcggtAATGTGAGTTAAATATTATAATCGACTACCCACtttaatttttgtgaaattaatgttttttcccttttcataaatataaataaattttgatttcatcttcgtgtctttgattttatttcaatatgaaGGATATAAAGGCGTCTACATTTTTCCGATTTGGtttccatattttattttaaaaaaataataataattttacgtGTAATTTTTTGCTAATAGCCACAAGTAGaataaaaaattagaaaatcAAAAAAAATCCACAAGTTCCTTTAAATATGTCGGTAAATATCATTTTTGTTAGTTTCTTTCCAATGAAACTGGGTATTGAAACAGGTAGATTATAAATACGCTTTTGTAAATTTGTCTAAAGTTTATTTGCACTAAAATTTGAttagttgatttatttttaattttatttatatattttattcttcTATCTATAATTTATTTGTGGTTCATAAGGTTGTTGtgtcatttaattttatgtacTAAATTAATATAGTCATTAATAGTATATTTAACTCTACCAATTTTGATAACCTTGTAGTTTGAGTGCTTAGTAGAAAATGATATTCctaagaaaaaaataagatctatttttttattatttgatgtatAATGGAAGGATTATTGATTGATGCATTCGAAGCGTGTGCttgcatttaattattttggtaatgTGTGTTAATTATTATGACCGACTATCCATTTTTTGTGAaattaatgtatttttttgtttcCTTCTCATAttcctaaatataaataaatttgccATTCATTTACTTGTATTTGATTTTTTACTTCGATATTAATGATATAAAAACATCTACATTTTTTTGTTTGGCTTCTagatttttatgtttttcaaCCTTTACATATAAGTTTTGCCTAATAGCCACAAGTAGAATaaagagattaaaaaaaataaaaatacttaaaaaaatccACAAGTGCCTTTTAAAATATGTCaatatatgtcattttttagTGTGTCTTTACAATGAAACTGAGTATTGAGAGCATGTGTATTTTAAGTgtgtttttgtaaatttttctaACATTTATTTGCACTATAATTTTATtagtttgatttattttcagttttattcatagaaaaataaattaatgagaAGTTTTAAATGATATAAATTACTTTCTACTTTTGAATTTAATGTagactatatataatataatattaattataggaaattttttttacatatgACGTTTGattctttttttcttaaaacacatattatattttttgttttaaaatatgtgtttttattacacatatttatttaattgatcatatatatcatgagaaattttatttcccatgaaattaattttcatCAATATTAATTTACAGAGGAATTATGTGACATAAAATTAACTATTTATATTATGTAACtctaaaaaaattgagaaatgtTTTAAATGATTGAAAATTTCGCACAAACATGAGTGATATTGAATTTAGTAACAATTTTAGGGTTTTTATTTAACATTAATAcgatcatttttttaattaataaaatttttcaagGCATAGAGCTTGAGTTGTTGTGCAGTTTAAAAGAATTGAATTGCACCGTCACCAACAGCTATAACTATTGGTAAGTGTCATACAACCGGTCCTACATTATTTTTAGGATAATACTACATGTTCATGGAGAGTTACACGTTTACACATTACACTTacaattacatgattatccctgatgcatttttgaaagattttttttccaaataaagtgttgggataatcatgtaattttaagtaTAATGTGTAACTCAACGTATAACAATACGTGTACATGTATAGCACTACccttatttttattgattttatttatgattagtattaatttaatggaaAAAATACTTTaggcattgtttggtttgatgtattattaatctatgtataacttatcccaattaatttcgccttatttttgtcatattatttatctatttattaattaataattttacatcaattaaatcaaataaattataatctatccatcaaatcaaataatgtattaggtattttttcttatttatttttaatttacattatattacttatctatggattacttatcctatcactcaaaccaaacggtgccaTATATATGTCCAAATTATGTAGGTCACGTTTTTTTGGTCTCAaatgtataataatatttattacacTCCTTGactaatataaatttattaactatatcttgaaaattgtgcaattattttttgaatacattaaatagggatagaATGAGGAGTTTGTACAGAATTTGTTTcccaatatttttttcttaatccGTGTGAAAAAATAGGTCTAtataattaggacgaatgaagtaaattttttttttttacttgaggAGAGTTGCCCTTACATCAAGATTACACAAAAACACAGATTGAAAAGTGTCTTATTTGGATAGGtgaatatatatgatttattgtaatgcacaatgttttttttatctaaTGTGTTTTGCTTTTTAGATTGACAAATActcctaaaaataatattattaaatggATTTAAACAATATCTAAATTTCGTGTTCATGTTTTCAACCATTAGTCATCCGCGCACGTGCACTTTCCTGGTCTAATACAAATAACACAATAACTATTATGAAATTGTTTCTCTTTATAATACAAATATCTAGATCGACTTgattcatgaaaaatacaaatatcTAGATCGACTTGATTCAtgaaaaatacttttttttaattcaaaagtattatttttttcaacaaATACGGATTGGATTGATCAATCTCCATAAAACTGTCGTACAAGAGACACACACAAAATAAATGGCATGAACTATGATCagatataatttaattaaattgcaCGTGTGCAATGTCCAAAGAATTTAGTAAACAAACACACATTATAACACCAtttattatatttgaaaaatGACAAAACTATACACAACTTTGATCAATATATGGTGGCTATGAACCTTGATACACCTCACAGAATGTACATTCAGTAGAAATAATGTCGCCTTCTTCTTGTTCGTTTCATGTTCGTCGAGTCTTTGACTTTACCAGGAAATTCCCAACCGGCAATTATCCCGTCCCATGAAGAGCTAACGACCATGGGATAGTAAGGGTGCCAGTTGCAGTCCCTCACGGGTTCGCCATGAAAATCGAGCTTTGCAACTTGATCCCCACTTACCTACAGAAAAAGAAGTCGGTGAGCAGAGGAACGAGAGAGATGCTGTTACATCCAAATAATATTGAAACATTTTAAGAGCGGTGATCAAGTAGATCCTGCTTACCACGTCATATACATACACCGAACCATCAGTCGACCCTGTGTAGATATACTTTTGGCCGGTGCTGAAAGAGTCACATAAATATGGAAGGTGAGTTTGACATTTGAACACAACGCATAGAACACATTATCAAGATTCACTGAAAAAGCTAATTGACCAATTTTTCCTGCTGAAATGAGACGGTCTGAAGTTCATATCTTGCTTCAAGAACTTGTGACAGAAACCATAGCAAAATTATTTACCTATATGCTGGTGAAAAATAACAGCGTATGAGGGTGCGCAAGACCGAATGACCTCTGTATGTTGCCAGTGAAAGGTCATCTGGATGTCTAAGATTTTTGGCCCGTTCCGGATATCCCATCCATCGGTAATCCCAGTCAGCATAGCGACGTCTTGAAGTGCTATATTCATAAAACATTAATACTTGTTATCACTGAGTCTTAtcataatttgaaaatatatattcaatcaGCCTGGAGGTGTGCAGATATGAATGAATGGTTGCTCAGTAGCATTATTAAAAATGAACCGCAAAATAAAAGCCAAAATATTTAGCTTAGACGTACTAATTGACATCAGACGACATTTTTCTTATATCCCAAAGTTTGATGGATTGATCTTTTCCATTTGAGATGAAGTAACGACCATCTCCACGGGTATCAATAAAAGTTATGCCTTCTAAATGTCCCATAAGGACTCCAGCTGCTTGTTCTCTGTTTAAGCAACGTCTGTCCCAAACCTGAACGATCAATATATTAGAAAATTAAAACTTTGACTGTTGAGTTACAGCACAAGTATTCAGCAAGAAACACCAACAATTCAGAATGCAGAGATATAAATCTCTGCATCATTCATATCTACATGCAATGTATCAGTCTCACTAGGGCCAGCAGAACCACCACATAGGGGTATATGTTTTAGCTTCAGACATGTGAGTAGAGATTTGGTCAGATGGGTGTCGATATTGGATGTGAATGTTGTAGTAGGAATAAACGTCATATTGTTTTGTACGTACCACACAGATCACAATGTGACATTTAAGCCAATGAAAGAATCAAAAGATTTGAATATACAAGCAGCCCTTGGTCTTGGGTATCACagtcaatatcatatcatatattGGGTTCCAACGATAGTAAGCTGGGATAGGAGAGGGATTGTCTATGTGGCTCTCTAATGTAACCTTTTATTGTGACTTTAAAGGCATTCAGATTCCCCGGGACCAAATGATTTAAAGATAGCGCATTGGGAAACAAATCATTCAGAATGAACTCAGGCATGtttcttctctcccaagctTAGGTATATATACTAATCTAACAATGATAATGGATAGTACACAAAGAACCCAACTAGTCAATAAAAAATGCTTCCGAGCTAGAGATGAAAATTTGAAACTTATCTTCTCAACCAAAGAGGAAAGGGAAAAACTGAAAGTCAAATTCAAATTCGATAAACATACAAAATTTACCTTACAGAGGTGATCGTCACTGCCAGAATAGATTATATGACCGCTATCATCAGCAAAACACACTGCATTGACATCcgactgaaaaaaaaaacttgcatGTCATATTAATACTCCTTATATTCACAAGAACTAAGAAATGTGCACATATTGTAGCTTAGATTAACTCTATATAAAGGAAAAAGAGTAAGCAATAATAGAATATCTATTCCCAATAGTATCAATCACAGTACTGACCAGTTGATGGAATTGTCGTGATTGGCTAAGAATTCAGAAAATTCGATTTCTTTTCCTATCATACGAATGACATCTAAATTTCTTCTCATAATTCCACCCTACCAAGTACAAACCTTCGAGAAAAGATTTGAGCGTTTGATAGAGAACCAGAGTGACGAGGAACAGAAAATGAAGACCGGTGTAATTTATACATATGAGGAGATATCTGTAGTTTTTTATTATGTTCAGCCATTTCGGTAAATTCTATAGATCAGTTAATCTGCATACTTAGAAATTGGAACAATTTTCACTTTCAGAGTGAATTATTCTACTTCATCCCGGTATCCTTAATCAACTATTTAGGTACCGCTTTGTATGTAGGATAAAACATTCATTGATTATTCATCCATGTGTTATCCAACGTTTTACTCACAAATGATTACTGTCATTCACCATTTTTTTATCAAGTATATTGATTTACCATTCTTATATCATGCATGCTTCCTTGACCATCCTATCCATTAGCCAAGTGATGCCTTGTAGTATAAAAATATTGTCACTCGTTTCCTTTTCACTTGCAAAACAGGCATACAAGTAACCTGACATTTTTGATACAGTTTTGAATCAAATTTTCTGTAAGAGTAAATCCAACTAAATAATTACTTCTGACCCAGAAAAGGATATGGATTAAAGCATAAATCTCTTAGTTAAGGAAgcgaaaattatatttaaaaaaaaaggatcAAAGATTTAAGAAAAACTAAACACCTGGACTCTTGAAAGTTTAAACATTATGTGAAAAACTTGTTCAAAAATTGTAGAATACAACACccgctgtataaataattaattaactataACTAGTGGTGAAGCACAAGCCATATCCTTTAAACCATACAACAACTTCAGTTTCACGCTTCAATCACTTTGCCACATAGACAGCCACACAAGACAAGATGGGCAACTTTTGCTTCCAACAATCAATTTTACAACTTACGGGAATCGCACATGTGATTTTGGTtttaatatcaattttaaagaCAAATACTCGTCACTGCACCAAAACTGCAGTTATTGTTAACTATTCAACTCAAACCttttaaacaatataataaTCTAAATGACATGTTTCGATCATTACATCACTCCATCACATAGACAACAACGGGACAGCAGGGACATCCTTAGCCTGACAAAATGGTTGTTCCTCTCCTAAACATAGCAATTAGCATCCTCACTCACTTTATATGACTAGCCAATAAGTAAATAATTAGAAACAGGGATACTTCATTAAGGAATAAGGATATTTGACAAAAAACGACACAGACATATGGCTCATTATTCTGATAAAAAGGGGACGGTCAGCCAAATTGGATGGAATTTTCCTTCATCTTTCCCCATTTTTTTCTGCTGCTTAAGAACCCATTTTTTCAATAATACCTCATAATCTCCATCTTTTACAACACCTGGCATTGCTTGCCACAACCCATCACCAACAGAAAAGATCATGTGTCATAGGATAGGACTTGAATTAGCCACATCTCCGCTATCACCGATAAAATCTCGCACATTCAACTTAATTAACATGTCAAATGTCCATGACATTGTTAAGGTGTAAATGATCAATTTGGACAAAGATCAATTTGATTGGATTCCAAACAAGGAATGATGTCACATCATAATCAAAGTGAACAAAAACAGTGGTTACCATATGAGCTGTGATTCTAAGGTTGAGCCTTTTTGCTGCAAGATCATAAACATATATTGACTCATCACTGCTAGCTGCCACAACCTCTCGTCCatcatttgaaaatttcacAGAGAAGATGCCAAAACTATAATCATCATCATTATCACTGTCAGCTGAAAACTCCAAACCTTCATGGATTTCCTGAATAGAAAAGTAAAAACAATGTGTTAACCAGCAACTCAAGGCACATATAGGTAGGCTATGCAATGTTATATAGACAATGGTACATACaattagacaataatcaaagagTTACATCATTTAATTGCAAAAGACCTAGCTTCAGAATATTGGTAATTGGTACGCGCGTCTGATTCATAAAGAAAAGGTTAAATGGTGTGGCATAGTTCATTTCATTACTGTAACATCTAAAAGAAAATGTCGATTAATGCCTACTTGGTTGGAGTTTTTAACATGCTCATTTTTTGTTAGTCAGCTTAAAAATGATTAATCATGTTTCAATGGATCCAAGTAAATATACACACCATAGGTCGGATCATTTAACTAAAAACACCGATACCAGAGGCCTAGAatgttcaaaacatgcaatagaGGACTTCTAACTGTTAGCATGCCAATCATAGTTGCTAGCGGTTTCTATATGATGAAAGGAGGAAAAGAGCTAGAAATACAAACCGTCACATTTGCTAGGGACTCTTTTGTAGCAGATTCCACATTGACAATATGGGCTATCGGTGAAATACTGGAATAAACCTGTGGAAAGTGGCATCAATCCCAATTTATATAGGAAACACTCCGGCTGGAaatggaaaaagaaaaattgaACAAGTTTCACCAAAAGTAATCATGCTTGCAGTTCGTTACTAATAAGTAAGATGAAAAAGTTTAATTGACGGAAAAAATATTATGTGTAAGTTATCCATCAGATACATCCGGTCTTAAAAGTAGTAAACTCGTTTCTTATGGAACTTAAAAGAAAAGGAAGAGTGGAGTGGAGCCTAAAGAGCAAGAAAGAAGCATCGATATCCGCCATTTTCTCATTCCTAGATGGTGCAATGCAGGCTAAATGTGTATCATCTAAAACTAATTCATTAATagattgtttacaaatacaCAATATTTGTGTTAGAtacaattttcctttcaaacttTTCAAGAATTTCCATGGATAATATCATGCTAACGAAACACGCACAAAGGTCAACTACACACATTATTTGTTAAACTTAATATGCTTACAAGGAATCGCCGGTCCGGGGAAAGAGATGCATCAGTAATTGTCCACCGCAAACTCGTTGCCTGAATATCCTTGTGAATTTTCCATCCCAAATCAACATCGTAGATTCTAATGTGGCTATCCTGTTCAGATGAGCAAGGACGGCTCATAATTAAACTGAGGGATTTCACATATAAGTTCTAAAGCTCAGCCCAAGCATTGAAAATACCTGACATCCAGCAATGAAAAGGGACCCATCTGCAGAAAACTGAGAAACGTATGCACGACTTCTCATCTCATCAATTTTGGAAGGGCCGTTAACAGGCAAATATCGGCTCAACACATGACAACCATCTGACAACGAGAACCTCCCTCTTCCACTGTAATTACATTCTCTGCCCAGCAACATTTTCACCGGTGAAATGGGTAATCTTTTCTTTCCAGGAAATGTCCTACTCAGATGTTCATGTGGGGTGGACTTAATTTTCGTGAGTTGTGAAATTTCATCATCGCAACAACCACGCAGCGGCTTTCCATTGGGTCCTCCGGCATCATTCTCACCATCAGAACCATCAAAATACCTCCCAAACCTACTCATTCTCTTCTAAATCTTTTCTTCCCACTATCAGAAGATTCTGAACCTACGAACcaccaaataataaataatttttaaaaaaaaaacaacaacaacaaatatcaAGAGAATTACTACTGTAGTAACCTCAATAAATACCCTTTCAATTTCTTCCCCAAAAGAGGTTACCAAATCACcggtttatttaaaaaaatgaaccAACCAGCGGTCGAAAATCAACCCAATAATTCCTGCAAAATGCAAGTTCCAGCTAGTGAGAGCTCGATAACTTAGTTCTACAGAACGAAATAATAAAACAGATAAATTGACTCTAATCTTCTGCCCTCCCTGTATGCCTTCAACCAACATTTTAACAATAAGCTCAAAATTTCAACCTTCGTACCTTGAACCAAAGTTTTCAACTTGAATTAATGAGCTAAAGATTTGTCAATCCAAAACTGGTCAGCCCACGTAATCAGTGACGCAAACACTCAGAgtttttcatgaattcttgcaCAGTTGCAAATTCTTTGCCTTCAAATAGGCCACATCACTTACCATACTtcgatcaataaaaaaaaaaaaacacagctCTCTGGATAATAAATCAG comes from the Henckelia pumila isolate YLH828 chromosome 1, ASM3356847v2, whole genome shotgun sequence genome and includes:
- the LOC140877866 gene encoding LEC14B homolog, whose translation is MSRFGRYFDGSDGENDAGGPNGKPLRGCCDDEISQLTKIKSTPHEHLSRTFPGKKRLPISPVKMLLGRECNYSGRGRFSLSDGCHVLSRYLPVNGPSKIDEMRSRAYVSQFSADGSLFIAGCQDSHIRIYDVDLGWKIHKDIQATSLRWTITDASLSPDRRFLVYSSISPIAHIVNVESATKESLANVTEIHEGLEFSADSDNDDDYSFGIFSVKFSNDGREVVAASSDESIYVYDLAAKRLNLRITAHMSDVNAVCFADDSGHIIYSGSDDHLCKVWDRRCLNREQAAGVLMGHLEGITFIDTRGDGRYFISNGKDQSIKLWDIRKMSSDVNYTSRRRYADWDYRWMGYPERAKNLRHPDDLSLATYRGHSVLRTLIRCYFSPAYSTGQKYIYTGSTDGSVYVYDVVSGDQVAKLDFHGEPVRDCNWHPYYPMVVSSSWDGIIAGWEFPGKVKDSTNMKRTRRRRHYFY
- the LOC140876298 gene encoding uncharacterized protein, with protein sequence MASRSVKLVFRILLAAAAVMALYYVGRPLYWKISATVHDIRHNKQTVSGGISKIVQEAQKSVGWFHDESDSGLQEDKKSVSARRFLLGQVL